The following are encoded together in the Azospirillum lipoferum 4B genome:
- the trxB gene encoding thioredoxin-disulfide reductase → MATTHHTKVLIIGAGPAGYTAAIYAARANLEPLMVQGMQPGGQLMITTDVENFPGFADPIQGPWLMEQMQKQAEHVGTKMVFDLITDVDFTRRPFVCKGDSGDTYTADSVIIATGAQARWLGISTEEIYRGFGVSACATCDGFFFRGKEVAVIGGGNSAVEEALYLTNHASKVTVIHRRNSFRAERIMQDRLFRHPKIEVVWDSTVEEIVGEGDGTMGNPRAVTGVRIKNVKSGEERVIPVAGVFVAIGHVPATGIFQGKVKMDDSGYILTAPDSTATDIPGVFAAGDVKDKIYRQAVTAAGMGCMAALEAERWLAHHEPAAGAHGDPSPAGTW, encoded by the coding sequence ATGGCCACCACGCACCACACCAAGGTCCTCATCATCGGCGCCGGCCCGGCCGGCTACACCGCCGCCATCTATGCCGCGCGCGCCAATCTGGAACCGCTGATGGTCCAGGGCATGCAGCCGGGCGGCCAGCTGATGATCACCACCGATGTGGAGAATTTCCCCGGCTTCGCCGATCCGATCCAGGGCCCCTGGCTGATGGAGCAGATGCAGAAGCAGGCGGAGCATGTCGGGACGAAGATGGTGTTCGACCTGATCACCGACGTCGACTTCACCCGGCGCCCCTTCGTCTGCAAGGGCGACAGCGGCGACACCTACACCGCCGACAGCGTCATCATCGCCACCGGCGCCCAGGCGCGCTGGCTCGGCATCTCGACGGAAGAGATCTATCGCGGCTTCGGCGTGTCGGCCTGCGCCACCTGCGACGGCTTCTTCTTCCGCGGCAAGGAGGTGGCGGTCATCGGCGGCGGCAACTCCGCTGTCGAGGAGGCTCTGTACCTGACCAACCACGCCTCCAAGGTGACGGTCATCCACCGCCGCAACAGCTTCCGCGCCGAACGCATCATGCAGGACCGCCTGTTCCGCCACCCGAAGATCGAGGTGGTGTGGGACAGCACGGTCGAGGAGATCGTCGGCGAGGGCGACGGGACGATGGGCAACCCGCGCGCCGTCACCGGCGTGCGCATCAAGAACGTCAAGTCGGGCGAGGAGCGCGTCATTCCGGTGGCCGGCGTCTTCGTCGCCATCGGCCATGTGCCGGCGACCGGCATCTTCCAGGGCAAGGTGAAGATGGACGACTCGGGCTACATCCTCACCGCCCCCGATTCGACCGCCACCGACATTCCCGGCGTCTTCGCCGCCGGCGACGTGAAGGACAAGATCTACCGCCAGGCGGTCACCGCCGCCGGCATGGGCTGCATGGCCGCGCTGGAGGCCGAGCGCTGGCTCGCCCACCACGAACCGGCCGCCGGTGCCCATGGCGATCCCAGCCCGGCGGGGACCTGGTGA
- a CDS encoding ABC transporter permease: MPTLKRGLTLLVTVAVTLLGLLLVTFLIGRVVPIDPVLSALGDRANAESYAQMRTQLGLDLPLWQQFLRYVGDVAQGDLGTSVLTSRPVLEDVMRVFPATLELATVAAIVGAVLGIPAGVFAAVNRGRWPDHAIRLLGLLGHSVPVFWLGLMALLLFYAKLDWVPGPGRVDIFYEGIVDQVTGIVTVDALLAGETDIFWNAVGHLVLPSAILGLYCVAYIARMTRGFMLDQLRQEYITTARVKGLSETRVVWGHALRNITVPLITVIALSYASLLEGSVLTETVFAWPGLGLYITNSLLSADMNAVLGGTLVVGAVFIALNLLSDLLYRLLDPRAR; this comes from the coding sequence TTGCCTACGCTGAAACGCGGCCTGACCCTGCTGGTCACGGTGGCCGTCACCCTGCTGGGCCTGCTGCTGGTCACCTTCCTGATCGGGCGCGTGGTGCCGATCGATCCGGTCCTGTCGGCGCTCGGCGACCGCGCCAATGCCGAGAGCTATGCGCAGATGCGCACGCAGCTGGGCCTCGACCTGCCGCTGTGGCAGCAGTTCCTGCGCTATGTCGGCGACGTGGCTCAAGGCGACCTCGGCACCTCGGTGCTGACCTCCCGCCCGGTGCTGGAGGATGTGATGCGCGTCTTCCCGGCGACGCTGGAACTGGCGACGGTCGCCGCCATCGTGGGAGCGGTGCTGGGCATCCCCGCCGGGGTGTTTGCCGCCGTCAACCGCGGGCGCTGGCCCGATCATGCCATCCGCCTGCTTGGGCTGCTCGGCCATTCGGTCCCGGTCTTCTGGTTGGGTCTGATGGCATTGCTGCTGTTTTACGCCAAGCTGGACTGGGTGCCGGGGCCGGGGCGGGTCGACATCTTCTATGAGGGGATAGTCGATCAGGTGACCGGCATCGTCACGGTCGACGCCCTGCTGGCCGGCGAAACCGACATCTTCTGGAACGCGGTGGGGCATCTGGTTCTGCCCTCGGCCATCCTCGGCTTGTATTGCGTCGCCTACATCGCGCGGATGACGCGCGGCTTCATGCTGGACCAGCTGCGTCAGGAATACATCACCACCGCACGGGTGAAGGGCCTGTCGGAGACCCGCGTGGTCTGGGGCCATGCGCTGCGCAACATCACCGTGCCGCTGATCACCGTCATCGCCCTGTCCTATGCCAGTTTGCTGGAAGGCTCGGTGCTGACCGAGACGGTGTTCGCCTGGCCCGGCCTGGGGCTCTACATCACCAATTCGCTGCTCAGCGCCGACATGAACGCGGTGCTGGGCGGGACGCTGGTGGTCGGCGCCGTCTTCATCGCGCTGAACCTGCTGTCCGACCTGCTCTACCGCCTTCTGGATCCCCGGGCCCGATGA
- the nikC gene encoding nickel transporter permease yields the protein MTARTDTRSAGWRDWLTTDTPQSRAQARLGRAWAGWTAFRRNRLAVAGLLIVLALVVVAALAPVLAPYHPYAQDLNNRLLPPSAAHWLGTDAFGRDILSRLIHGARLTLMIVALVAATAPLAGLVIGTVAGYFGGWVDTVLMRITDIALAFPKLILALAFVAALGPGIENAVIAIAITSWPPYARMARAETLTVRRADFISAARLQGASSLRIILGHIMPLCVASLIVRTTLDMAGVILTAAGLGFLGLGAQPPLPEWGAMIANGRQYVLEQWWVAAMPGFAIFIVSLGFNLLGDGLRDVLDPKGD from the coding sequence ATGACCGCGCGCACCGACACCCGATCCGCCGGCTGGCGCGACTGGCTGACCACCGACACGCCGCAGTCCCGTGCGCAGGCCCGGCTGGGCCGCGCCTGGGCCGGCTGGACCGCCTTCCGCCGCAACCGTCTGGCCGTCGCCGGGCTGCTGATCGTGCTGGCCCTGGTCGTCGTCGCGGCACTGGCCCCGGTTCTGGCGCCCTACCACCCCTATGCCCAGGATCTGAACAACCGGCTGCTGCCGCCGAGCGCCGCCCATTGGCTGGGCACCGACGCCTTCGGCCGCGACATCCTCTCCCGCCTGATCCACGGCGCTCGGCTGACCTTGATGATCGTCGCGCTGGTGGCGGCGACGGCACCGCTGGCCGGGCTGGTGATCGGCACGGTCGCCGGCTATTTCGGCGGCTGGGTCGATACCGTGCTGATGCGCATCACCGACATCGCTCTCGCCTTCCCGAAGCTGATCCTGGCGCTGGCCTTCGTCGCCGCGCTCGGTCCCGGCATCGAGAATGCGGTGATCGCCATCGCCATCACCTCCTGGCCGCCCTATGCCCGCATGGCGCGGGCGGAGACGCTGACCGTCCGCCGCGCCGACTTCATCAGCGCCGCCCGGCTGCAGGGCGCGTCCAGCCTGCGCATCATCCTGGGCCACATCATGCCGCTGTGCGTCGCTTCGCTTATCGTGCGGACAACGCTGGACATGGCCGGGGTGATCCTGACCGCCGCCGGCCTCGGCTTCCTCGGCCTCGGCGCCCAACCGCCGCTGCCGGAATGGGGGGCGATGATCGCCAACGGCCGGCAATATGTGCTGGAACAATGGTGGGTCGCCGCCATGCCAGGATTCGCCATCTTCATCGTCAGCCTGGGCTTCAACCTGCTGGGCGACGGGCTGCGCGACGTGCTGGACCCGAAGGGGGACTGA
- a CDS encoding ABC transporter ATP-binding protein: MTDNTPLLDVSNLRVAFPTRTGMAEAVRGVSFTLGREKLGIVGESGSGKSMTGRSILRLVPPPGRVTADRLAFNGEDLLAASPRRMRDIRGRRIAIVMQDPKYSLNPVMTVGRQIAEAYRVHSKAGAAEAKRRALEMLAAVRIRDPERVYDRYPHEVSGGMGQRIMIAMMLIPDPDLLIADEPTSALDVTVQMQVLAILDDLCSQRGMGMIFVSHDLNLVASFCDRILIMYAGRVVESCRASELHAAQHPYTRGLLASLPRIDEPPGDLPVLSRDPAWSADGLEA, translated from the coding sequence ATGACGGACAACACGCCCCTGCTGGACGTCTCCAACCTCCGCGTCGCCTTCCCCACCCGCACCGGCATGGCCGAGGCGGTGCGCGGCGTCTCCTTCACGCTGGGGCGGGAGAAGCTGGGCATCGTCGGCGAATCGGGATCCGGCAAGTCGATGACCGGCCGTTCCATCCTGCGCCTCGTGCCGCCGCCGGGGCGTGTCACCGCCGACCGGCTGGCCTTCAACGGCGAGGATCTGCTGGCGGCGTCGCCCAGGCGGATGCGCGACATCCGCGGCCGGCGCATCGCCATTGTGATGCAGGATCCGAAATACTCGCTGAACCCGGTGATGACCGTCGGGCGCCAGATCGCCGAGGCCTACCGCGTCCACAGCAAGGCCGGCGCGGCGGAAGCCAAGCGCCGCGCACTGGAGATGCTGGCCGCCGTGCGCATCCGCGATCCCGAGCGGGTCTATGACCGCTACCCGCACGAGGTGTCGGGCGGCATGGGCCAGCGCATCATGATCGCGATGATGCTGATCCCCGATCCCGACCTGCTGATCGCCGACGAGCCGACCTCCGCGCTCGACGTCACCGTGCAGATGCAGGTGCTGGCGATCCTGGACGACCTCTGTTCCCAGCGCGGCATGGGCATGATCTTCGTCAGCCACGACCTGAACCTCGTCGCCTCCTTCTGCGACCGCATCCTGATCATGTATGCCGGCCGGGTGGTGGAGAGTTGCCGCGCGTCGGAACTGCACGCGGCGCAGCACCCCTACACCCGCGGCCTGCTGGCCAGCCTGCCCAGGATCGACGAGCCACCCGGCGACCTGCCGGTGCTGAGCCGCGATCCCGCCTGGTCGGCCGATGGGCTGGAGGCGTAA
- a CDS encoding ABC transporter ATP-binding protein: MMIDIQDLQVRFGQGADAVTAVDGVTLSVREGESFGLVGESGSGKSTVLRAVSGLNDEWTGRIAVAGTEQGPKRQKGFYKLCQMVFQDPYGSLHPRHTVDRILAEPIAIHGLGDADARIDRVLRDVGLGPSFRFRYPHQLSGGQRQRVAIARALVLEPRVLLLDEPTSALDVSVQAEILNLLRRLRAEHGLTMVLVTHNLAVVANLCDRLAVMNRGRLVEEMTVEELRRGAAREPYTLQLLRASQGYDRATAESFRDYA; the protein is encoded by the coding sequence ATGATGATCGATATCCAGGACCTGCAGGTCCGCTTCGGTCAGGGCGCGGACGCCGTCACCGCCGTGGACGGCGTCACCCTGTCGGTGCGGGAGGGGGAAAGCTTCGGACTGGTCGGCGAGTCCGGCTCCGGCAAATCCACCGTCCTGCGTGCGGTCAGCGGCCTGAACGACGAGTGGACCGGCCGCATCGCCGTCGCCGGCACGGAGCAGGGACCGAAACGCCAGAAGGGGTTCTATAAACTCTGCCAGATGGTGTTCCAGGACCCCTACGGCTCCCTGCACCCGCGCCACACGGTGGACCGCATCCTGGCCGAACCCATCGCCATCCACGGGCTGGGCGATGCCGACGCGCGCATCGACCGGGTGCTGCGCGATGTCGGGCTTGGCCCCTCCTTCCGTTTCCGCTATCCGCACCAGCTGTCGGGCGGCCAGCGCCAGCGCGTCGCCATCGCCCGCGCCCTGGTGCTGGAGCCCCGCGTCCTGCTGCTGGACGAGCCGACCTCGGCGCTCGATGTGTCGGTCCAGGCGGAGATCCTGAACCTGCTGCGCCGCCTGCGGGCCGAGCATGGCCTGACCATGGTGCTGGTCACCCACAACCTCGCCGTCGTCGCCAATTTGTGCGACCGGCTGGCGGTGATGAACCGCGGCCGGCTGGTGGAGGAGATGACGGTGGAGGAACTGCGCCGCGGCGCCGCGCGCGAGCCCTACACCCTGCAGCTCCTGCGCGCCAGCCAGGGCTACGACCGCGCGACGGCGGAAAGCTTCCGGGATTATGCGTGA
- a CDS encoding helix-turn-helix domain-containing protein: MSDHETFTDEQLAAMRHPPLAKRVRRSTGLSQEAFAERFGIPLRTLQEWEQGRREPDAAVASYLRVIEKQPDMVAQVLAAE; the protein is encoded by the coding sequence ATGAGCGACCACGAAACCTTCACCGATGAGCAACTCGCCGCCATGCGGCATCCGCCCTTGGCGAAGCGGGTTCGCCGTTCGACCGGTCTGTCGCAGGAGGCGTTCGCCGAGCGTTTCGGTATTCCGCTGCGCACGCTACAGGAGTGGGAGCAGGGGCGGCGGGAGCCGGATGCCGCGGTTGCGTCCTACCTGCGCGTCATCGAAAAGCAACCCGACATGGTTGCCCAGGTTCTGGCGGCCGAGTGA
- a CDS encoding BrnT family toxin, whose amino-acid sequence MGEPFDPVKNLLNRRKHGLDLSFGAEVLRDRDLIEAPDLSMDYGEERFNALGMINGKVYAVTYTERAEGVRFISVREADKREAAHYFQANF is encoded by the coding sequence ATGGGTGAACCCTTCGATCCCGTCAAGAACCTGCTCAACCGCCGCAAGCACGGCTTGGACCTGTCCTTTGGGGCCGAGGTCCTTCGCGACCGCGATCTGATCGAAGCGCCCGATCTGTCCATGGACTATGGTGAGGAGCGCTTCAACGCGCTGGGCATGATCAATGGCAAGGTCTACGCCGTCACCTACACCGAACGTGCCGAGGGGGTAAGATTCATTTCAGTGCGGGAGGCCGACAAACGCGAGGCGGCCCACTATTTCCAGGCCAACTTCTGA
- a CDS encoding GGDEF domain-containing protein, whose amino-acid sequence MTVLTTSKAGTEARLTDSDRAESFGASWNAVRSIDGDAAAFDWASAVGALRYAFQPIVQLRSGRCHGYEALLRGFERTGFANAGELLDAAEAAGLLATVETALHAKAVAAYRALAGWSEAKLFLNLDARLIGRPDSPWLARDPTASRNSGIVLELSESRPVPSGVAVDAAVDRYRHGGAGIAIDDFGVGHSGLRTLYEARPDYVKIDRFFIAGIDADSRKRALVAALAGHAHALGIQIVAEGVETVAEFYTCRDLGCDFAQGFLIARPRVDLTGLPNRYAIVEDLNRQDRRQPSESHRRLSEVIERLPPLRVTSRKTELLDYFRRDGSAPIAPIVDEHDRPLGLIRERDLKRFVYSRFGGELLRNRGLGDRLDDLVIRSPVCDISTPLDRVIEAFSTESAADGIVIVEGGAYAGVLSSGALLRLVHERNLAMATDQNPLTRLPGNAAILRHIEGALADGARGHVLAYLDFDNFKPFNDNFGFRQGDRAILMFSERLKAWAGSAGAAIDADAFAGHIGGDDFFLGVSGGEEGDVLARLVELLALFRSDAESLYDAETRVSGGFLAKDRYGALRRFPLLAASGVAVVIPPGCHGLTPDTVNAAIADHKATAKGAEDKLCVVRLG is encoded by the coding sequence ATGACTGTGCTGACCACCTCCAAAGCCGGGACCGAAGCCCGACTGACGGATAGCGACCGTGCCGAGTCCTTTGGCGCGAGCTGGAATGCCGTGCGCTCCATCGACGGCGATGCCGCGGCGTTCGATTGGGCATCGGCAGTCGGTGCATTGCGCTATGCCTTCCAACCCATCGTCCAGCTGCGGTCCGGCCGCTGCCATGGCTATGAGGCGCTGCTGCGCGGGTTCGAGCGTACCGGCTTTGCCAATGCCGGAGAGCTGCTGGACGCCGCCGAGGCTGCCGGACTGCTGGCGACGGTGGAGACGGCGCTGCATGCCAAGGCCGTTGCCGCCTATCGCGCGCTGGCGGGCTGGAGCGAAGCGAAGCTGTTCCTGAACCTGGACGCCCGGCTGATCGGCCGGCCCGATTCGCCCTGGCTGGCCCGCGACCCGACGGCGTCCCGCAACAGCGGCATCGTGCTGGAGCTGTCGGAAAGCCGGCCAGTGCCCAGCGGCGTCGCGGTGGATGCGGCGGTGGACCGCTATCGCCATGGCGGGGCCGGCATCGCCATCGACGATTTCGGCGTCGGCCATTCCGGCCTGCGCACGCTGTACGAGGCGCGGCCCGACTATGTGAAGATCGACCGCTTCTTCATCGCCGGCATCGACGCGGATTCGCGCAAGCGGGCGCTGGTGGCGGCTCTGGCCGGCCATGCCCATGCGCTGGGCATCCAGATCGTGGCGGAGGGGGTGGAGACCGTCGCCGAATTCTACACCTGCCGCGATCTCGGCTGCGACTTCGCCCAGGGCTTCCTGATCGCCCGGCCGCGGGTGGATTTGACCGGGCTGCCCAACCGCTATGCCATCGTCGAGGATCTCAACCGCCAGGACCGGCGCCAGCCCAGCGAGTCGCATCGCCGCCTGTCGGAGGTGATCGAGCGGCTGCCGCCGCTGCGGGTCACGTCGCGCAAGACCGAGCTGCTGGATTATTTCCGCCGCGACGGCAGCGCCCCCATCGCGCCCATCGTGGACGAACACGACCGGCCGCTCGGCCTGATCCGCGAGCGCGACCTGAAGCGGTTCGTCTATTCACGTTTCGGTGGGGAGCTGCTGCGCAATCGCGGCCTGGGCGACCGGCTGGACGATCTGGTCATCCGCTCCCCGGTCTGCGACATCTCCACCCCGCTGGACCGGGTGATCGAAGCCTTCTCCACCGAATCCGCCGCCGACGGGATCGTGATCGTGGAGGGCGGCGCCTATGCCGGCGTGCTGTCGAGCGGCGCGCTGCTGCGGCTGGTGCATGAGCGCAATCTGGCGATGGCGACCGACCAGAACCCGCTGACCCGGCTGCCGGGCAATGCGGCGATCCTGCGCCACATCGAAGGGGCGCTGGCCGATGGTGCACGCGGCCATGTGCTGGCCTATCTGGATTTCGACAATTTCAAGCCCTTCAACGACAATTTCGGCTTCCGCCAGGGCGACCGCGCCATCCTGATGTTCAGCGAGCGGCTGAAGGCCTGGGCCGGCAGCGCCGGGGCGGCCATCGACGCCGACGCCTTCGCCGGTCATATCGGCGGCGACGACTTCTTCCTGGGCGTCAGCGGCGGGGAAGAGGGTGACGTGCTGGCCCGGCTGGTGGAGTTGCTGGCCCTGTTCCGCTCCGACGCCGAAAGCCTGTACGACGCCGAAACGCGGGTCAGCGGCGGCTTCCTGGCAAAGGACCGCTATGGCGCCCTGCGGCGCTTCCCTCTGCTGGCGGCCAGCGGTGTGGCCGTGGTGATCCCGCCCGGCTGCCACGGGCTGACTCCGGACACCGTCAACGCCGCCATCGCCGACCACAAGGCCACCGCCAAGGGGGCGGAGGACAAGCTGTGCGTGGTGCGGCTGGGGTGA
- a CDS encoding ATP-binding protein, translating into MKVGIDMGATNAGSAATLDLEELLATRLLVQGNSGSGKSHLLRRLIEQSAQWVQQAVIDPEGDFVTLAERFGHVVVEADEHSEAALQSVAARVRQHRVSVVLNLEGLDAEMQMRHAAAFLGGLFDADRDFWYPMLVVVDEAQLFAPSAAGEVSDEARKVSLGAMTNLMCRGRKRGLAGVIATQRLAKLAKNVAAEASNFLMGRTFLDIDMARAADLLGMERRQAEMFRDLERGHFIALGPALSRRPLPLRIGAVETQGRTGSPKLMPPPATPVEDARDLIFTTTEPEPPRYVRRPSTSASADLMAQLARGRPAAPPPSLGETEAEQPALLPLEPVETPEQAAEREAQYEAVLAEVLADPEAPYRSLAVLYQDFLVRCRGRGVDGDRLALPAFRRRLATARAGAGSGDDPAWQRATEVAATLAEDIQPVFLLLARAALDHAPCPSDADVARACGSRSKGRGRRLLTYMEQRGFIASRSGLGNTRAISLPALGWETALGDPNADETADAADEGGLFAAG; encoded by the coding sequence ATGAAGGTCGGCATCGACATGGGGGCGACGAACGCGGGCAGCGCCGCGACGCTCGACCTGGAGGAGCTGCTGGCGACCCGTCTGCTGGTGCAGGGCAATTCCGGCTCCGGCAAGTCGCACCTGCTGCGCCGGCTGATCGAACAAAGCGCCCAATGGGTGCAGCAGGCGGTGATCGACCCGGAGGGCGACTTCGTCACCCTGGCCGAACGTTTCGGCCATGTGGTGGTGGAAGCCGACGAACACAGCGAGGCCGCCCTGCAATCGGTGGCCGCCCGCGTGCGCCAGCACCGGGTTTCCGTCGTCCTGAATCTGGAAGGGCTGGACGCGGAAATGCAGATGCGCCACGCCGCCGCCTTCCTGGGCGGGCTGTTCGATGCCGACCGCGATTTCTGGTATCCGATGCTGGTGGTGGTGGACGAGGCGCAGTTGTTCGCCCCCTCCGCCGCCGGCGAGGTGTCCGACGAGGCGCGCAAGGTCTCGCTCGGCGCCATGACCAACCTGATGTGCCGCGGGCGCAAGCGCGGGCTGGCCGGGGTGATCGCCACCCAGCGTCTGGCGAAGCTGGCGAAGAATGTCGCGGCCGAGGCGTCCAACTTCCTGATGGGCCGCACCTTCCTCGACATCGACATGGCGCGCGCCGCCGACCTGTTGGGCATGGAGCGCCGGCAGGCGGAGATGTTCCGCGACCTTGAGCGCGGGCATTTCATCGCGCTCGGCCCCGCACTCTCGCGCCGGCCGCTGCCGCTGCGCATCGGCGCGGTGGAGACCCAAGGCCGCACCGGCAGTCCGAAGCTGATGCCGCCGCCCGCCACCCCGGTGGAGGATGCCCGCGACCTGATCTTCACCACAACCGAGCCGGAACCGCCGCGCTATGTGCGCCGCCCCTCGACCTCGGCCAGCGCCGACCTGATGGCGCAGCTGGCGCGCGGCCGCCCCGCCGCCCCGCCGCCGTCCCTCGGCGAAACCGAGGCCGAACAGCCCGCCCTGCTGCCGTTGGAGCCGGTGGAAACCCCCGAACAGGCCGCCGAGCGTGAGGCCCAGTACGAGGCGGTGCTGGCCGAGGTGCTGGCCGACCCGGAGGCGCCCTACCGCTCGCTGGCGGTACTGTACCAGGATTTCCTGGTGCGTTGCCGGGGCCGCGGGGTGGATGGCGACCGGCTGGCCCTTCCCGCCTTCCGCCGCCGTCTGGCCACCGCCCGCGCCGGGGCCGGCAGCGGCGACGATCCCGCCTGGCAGCGCGCGACGGAGGTCGCCGCCACCCTGGCGGAGGACATCCAACCTGTCTTCCTGCTGTTGGCCCGCGCCGCCCTGGACCATGCACCCTGCCCGTCGGACGCCGACGTGGCGCGGGCCTGCGGCAGCCGGTCGAAGGGGCGCGGACGCCGCCTGCTGACCTACATGGAACAGCGCGGCTTCATCGCCAGCCGCAGCGGCCTGGGCAACACCCGCGCCATCAGCCTGCCGGCGCTGGGCTGGGAAACCGCGCTGGGCGACCCCAATGCAGACGAAACGGCCGATGCCGCCGACGAGGGCGGACTGTTCGCGGCGGGGTGA
- a CDS encoding substrate-binding domain-containing protein, with protein MTRYSAPARSLALAFAAAALLAGCQMPGQMPPPQQTAALPPPAVPKPPPEARGIWIVGSPALRGAIDQAAAKYDGGPDTRPRLDARGTAAGFRAFCGGVGLDHPDMVASDRPIGAAEYQRCRTAGITLTEYVFGPKRFVYVKDSHMMAVPGVNDFVTSWGQTGKPVSAPSAGS; from the coding sequence ATGACCCGTTATTCCGCGCCGGCCCGCAGTTTGGCCCTCGCATTTGCCGCTGCGGCGTTGCTCGCCGGCTGCCAGATGCCGGGCCAGATGCCGCCGCCGCAACAGACCGCCGCGCTTCCGCCGCCGGCAGTGCCCAAGCCGCCGCCCGAGGCCCGCGGCATCTGGATCGTCGGCAGCCCGGCCCTGCGCGGCGCCATCGATCAGGCGGCGGCCAAATATGACGGCGGCCCCGACACCAGGCCGCGCCTGGATGCCCGCGGCACCGCCGCCGGCTTTCGTGCCTTCTGCGGCGGGGTCGGGCTGGACCATCCCGACATGGTGGCCTCCGACCGGCCGATCGGTGCGGCCGAATACCAGCGCTGCCGCACCGCCGGCATCACGCTGACCGAATACGTCTTCGGGCCGAAGCGCTTCGTCTACGTCAAGGACTCCCACATGATGGCGGTGCCCGGCGTCAACGACTTCGTCACCAGCTGGGGTCAGACCGGCAAACCGGTGAGCGCACCATCCGCGGGGAGCTGA
- a CDS encoding LysR substrate-binding domain-containing protein, translating into MSLTDLEIDALRAFVTVAEAGGFTAAAERLGRTQSAISVKIKKLEDTLGRRVFERTSRSLALTHDGELLMGYARRLLDLNDETVRRFAEPAAEGELRLGVAEYFLSDHLPHVLRRFAKLHPRLHIDVRVGLCGELVSALDSGELDLVISRRDAGDNRGRGIWTEPMRWVAAPGLEIPADGPLPFCALPAPCVFRNRGLAALGEAGRPWRVVYTSGSVMGVQAAVRAGLGVAVLSESSIPEGVRRLGVEDGLPELGNVEMAIFGETPRNRRLAEPLVGFILDSLSTMYPARPPLALAG; encoded by the coding sequence ATGTCCCTGACCGACCTGGAAATCGACGCGCTGCGCGCCTTCGTCACCGTGGCGGAGGCCGGCGGCTTCACCGCGGCGGCCGAACGGCTGGGCCGGACGCAGTCGGCGATCAGCGTCAAGATCAAGAAGCTGGAGGATACCCTGGGCCGCCGGGTGTTCGAGCGCACCAGCCGGTCGCTGGCGCTGACCCATGACGGCGAATTGCTGATGGGCTATGCCCGCCGCCTGCTGGACCTGAACGACGAGACAGTGCGCCGCTTCGCCGAACCGGCGGCGGAGGGCGAATTGCGGCTGGGCGTGGCCGAATATTTCCTGTCCGACCATCTGCCCCATGTGCTGCGCCGCTTCGCCAAGCTGCACCCGCGCCTGCACATCGACGTGCGGGTGGGCCTGTGCGGTGAATTGGTCTCGGCACTGGATTCGGGTGAGCTGGACCTCGTCATCTCCCGCCGCGATGCGGGCGACAACCGGGGACGCGGCATCTGGACCGAACCGATGCGCTGGGTCGCAGCCCCCGGGTTGGAGATCCCGGCCGACGGCCCCCTGCCCTTCTGCGCCCTGCCGGCACCTTGCGTCTTCCGCAACCGAGGGCTGGCGGCGCTGGGCGAGGCCGGGCGCCCCTGGCGGGTGGTCTACACCAGCGGCAGCGTCATGGGGGTTCAGGCCGCCGTCCGCGCCGGGCTAGGCGTCGCGGTGCTGAGCGAATCCTCCATACCGGAGGGCGTGCGCCGGCTGGGGGTGGAGGACGGCCTGCCCGAACTGGGCAATGTCGAGATGGCGATCTTCGGCGAGACGCCGCGCAACCGCCGCCTCGCCGAACCGCTGGTCGGCTTCATCCTGGACAGCCTGTCGACCATGTACCCGGCCCGCCCGCCGCTTGCCCTGGCGGGTTGA